The DNA window TCAGGGCTCGTTCGAGGTCTGGGATGCGCACAAGGGCGACGTGGCCCGTGCGGTGATGTACATGGCGATCCGCTACGAAGGCGATGCCGATCCCAATACCGGTCAGTCCGAGCCGGACCTGGAGCTGACCGACGACCGCAGCAAGATCGTGATCACCTCGTCCTCGCCGGCCTACATGGGGCTGTTGTCCACGCTGCTGGCCTGGAGCGCGGCCGATCCGCCGGACGATGCCGAGCGCGCCCGCAACGAAGTGATCTACAGCTTCCAGGGCAATCGCAATCCCTTCGTCGATCACCCCGAGTGGGCCACCGCTGCCTTGTTCACCTCATCCAAGCCGGCGACCTGCCGGCTCGCCAACTGAGCGCTCGCCTGTTGCGCTGAAAAAGAAAGCCCCGGCTTGGCCGGGGCTTTTTTGTTTCTCGTCGGACCTGGCGATCAGTGGCCGCCGTGTCCTGGCGTGGCCTCGCCCGCATCCTGGTCGCGGTGGGTTTCCAGGTATTCCTTGGAGGGCTCGTCCATCTTGTCGCCCAGCAGGCGCCGCACCACGATGAAGAACATCGGGATCAGCAGCAGGCCCAGCACCGTGGCGAAGAGCATGCCGCCGATCACGCCGGTGGAGATGGCGTGGCGAGCATTGGCGCCTGCGCCGCTGGAGATCGCCATCGGCACCACGCCCATGATGAAGGCGAAGGACGTCATCAGGATCGGGCGCATGCGCAGGTGGGCGGCGTTGACGATGGCGTCGTGCAGGGTGCGTCCCTGCGCGCGTTCCATCACCGCGAACTCCACGATCAGGATCGCGTTCTTCGAGGCCAGGCCGATCACCGTGATCAGGCCGATCTGGAAGAAGATGTCGTTGGACAGGCCGCGCAGCATGGTGAAGGCCAGGGCGCCCAGGGCGCCCAGCGGCACCACCAGCAGCACCGAGACCGGGATCGACCAGCTCTCGTACAGCGCGGCCAGGCACAGGAACACCACCACCAGGGACAGCACCAGCAGCAAGGTCTGGCTGTTGCCGGCCAGGATCTCCTGGTAGCTCATGCCCGACCAGTCATAGCCGAAGCCGGCTGGCAGCTTCTCGTTGACCAGTTGCTCCATGGTGTTCATGGCTTGGCCCGAGGAGCTGCCCGGCGCCGCCGAACCATTGATGTTCACCGCCGAGTAGCCGTTGTAGCGCGCCAGCGACGGCGGCTCGGACTGCCAGCTGCTGGACACCACGTTGGACAGCGGGATCATCGCCGCGTTGCCGTTGGCATCGGTTTCGGTGGAACTGGGCGTGTAGAAGCGGTCCAGCGACTCGGGCCCGGTGCGGAACTGCGCATCGGCGCGCATGTTCACGCGCTTGATGCGGCCACCGTAGAAGAAGTCATTGACGTACACCGGGGCCAGCATCAGCTGGATGGAGGTGTAGATGTCGCTGACCGACAGGCCCATGGACTGCGCCTGCACGCGGTCAACCTTGAGCTGCAGCTGCGGTGCGTTCTCCAGCGTGTTGGGGCGGACCTGCATCAGGCTCTTGTCCTGTGCGGCCAGACCCAGCAACTGGTTGCGCGCGGCCATCAGCGCATCCTGGCCGGCGCCGGTGCGGTCCTGCAGCCACATGTCGAAGCCGCCGAACTGGCCCAGGCCCTGGATCGTGGGCAGGTTGACCACGAAGATCTGCGCGCCCTTGATCCCTTGCAGCGCCCCGTTGGCCTGGCCGATGAACTGGGTCACGCCACCCGGACGCTCATCCCAGGGCTTGAGCTTGATGAACGCCATGCCGACGTTCTCGCCCTGGCCCAGGAAGCTGAAGCCGGTGATCTGCAACATGCCCTCGAACCCGTCGATCTTGTCCAGCGTCCCGCGGATCTGGGTCATGACCTCGTTGGTCTTGTTCAAGGGCGTGCCCGGGGGCGCCTGCACGATGGCCAGCGCATAGCCCTGGTCTTCCTCGGGGATGAAGCTGCTGGGGATGCGGGTGAACAGGAACCCGGTCAGCACCACCAGCACTGCGAACAGGATCATCCAGCGCGGCGCATGCCGCACCTGCCGGCCGATCATGCCTACATAGCTCTTCTCGGTCTTGCCGTAGTACTTCTCGAAGGTGCGGAAGACGATGTTCTTCTTCTTCTCGTGGCTGTCGTGCGCATGCTGCTTGAGGAAGCTGGCGCACAGCGACGGGGTGAAGCCCAGCGCCAGGAACGCCGAGAAGGCCATCGAGATGGCGATGGTGAGCGCGAACTGCTTGTAGATCTCGCCCGAGGCGCCGCCCTGCAGCGCCGAGGGGATGAACACCGCCGCCAGCACCACGGTAATGGCCACCACCGCGCCGGTGATCTGCTCCATGGCCTTGATGGTCGCCTCCTTGGGGGGAAGCTTTTCCTCGGCCATGATGCGTTCGACGTTCTCGATCACCACGATCGCGTCATCGACCACGATGCCGATCGCCAGGACCATGGCGAACATGGTCAGCTGGTTGATGGTGAAGCCGATGATGTCCAGGCCCATGAAGGTGCCCAGCAGCGCCACCGGAATGACCAGGGTGGGGATGATCGTCGCGCGGAAGTTCTGCAGGAAGATCAGCATCACCAGGAACACCAGGATGATGGCCTCGATCAGCGTGTGGACCACTTCCTCGATGGAGATCGTGACGAAGGTGGTGGTCTCATAAGGCGTGAACCAGCTGACGCCGGGCGGGAAGCTGGCCGCCAGGTCGTTCATCTTGGCCTCGACCGCGTCGTACACGCTCAGCGCGTTGGCGCCCGGCAGCAGCTGGATGGCGAAAGCGCCCATCGGCTTGCCGTTGTACTGGGTGTCGAAGCCGTAGTTCTGCGGGCCAAACCCTACGCGCGCCACGTCCTTGAGCTTGACCGTGGTGCCGTCGGCATTGGCGCGCAGGATCACGTTCTCGAACTGAGACGGGTCGGTGAAGCGACCTTCCGCAGACACCGTGGCCTGGAAGGCCTGGCCGTCCGGCGCGGGGTCGGCACCGAGCGAGCCGGCGGCGAACTGCACGTTCTGCGCCTTCAACGCCGCCTCCACGGTGCTGGCCGACATGTTGTAGCCCTGCAGCTTCTCCGGGTTGAGCCAGATGTTCATGGCGTACTCGGAACCGAAGTGCTGGGTGCTGCCCACGCCCGGCACGCGCGCGATCTGGTCGAGCACGCGCGAGGCGATGATGTCGTTGAGGTGGTTGCGGTCGATGCTTGCGGTGTCGGAACGTACGCCAACCACCATCAGGAAGCCTGCGTTGGCCTTGGCCACCACCACACCCTGCGCGGTCACTTCCGAGGGCAGGCGTGGCTGGGCAAGCGAGACCTTGTTCTGGACCTGGACCTGGGCGATGTCCGCATCGGTACCGGTCTGGAAGGTCAGGGTGATGGTGACCCGGCCTGACGAACTGGAGGTCGAGCTGAAGTACAGCAGGTTGTCGATGCCGGTCAGCTGCTGCTCGATGACCTGGGTCACCGAGCGCTCGGCCGTCGAGGCACTGGCGCCCGGATAGCTGGCCGTCACCGTGATCTGCGGCGGGGCCACGTTGGGGTAGGACTCGACACCCATGTTGAGGATCGAGATCACGCCCGCAAGCGAGATCAGGATCGCCACGACCCAGGCGAAGACCGGGTGGTTGATGAAGAACTTGGGCATTGGGGGAATTCCTTACTGGGCCTGACCCTGGTCAGACTGCTTGGCGTCGCCGCCCGGCTGGTCGGAAGCGGAAGCATCGGCCGGAGCCGGTGCGCCGCCTGGCTGCTGGCCCTGTCCGGCACCGCCCGGCTGGGCCTGGGCCTTGGCCTGGTCGTAAGGAACCGCCTTGACCGGGGCGCCTTCGCGGGCCTTCTGCAGGCCCAGCGCGATCACCTTGTCGCCGGTCTTGAGGCCGCCGGTGACGATCCACTGGCCCTTGAGCGCGCGATTCTCGATCTGCACATCCTTGCGCGCGACCTTGCCATCGCTGCCCACCACCAGCGCATAGGCGCCGTTGGTGTCACGCTGCACGGCCGCCTGCGGTACCAGGAAGACGTCCTTGCGTGTCCCCAGGTTGACTTCGACGGTGACGAAGCTGCCCGGCAGCAGCACCTTCTGCGGGTTGGGCAGAGTGGCGCGCAGCGAGACCGCACCGGTGGCCTGGTCGACCACCACATCGGAGAAGTCCAGCGTGCCCTGCTGGTCGTAGCGAGTGCCGTTGTTCATCACCACATCAAGCTTGGTGTGGGCGGTATCTGACAGGTTGACCTCGCCCTGGCCCTGCGCCTGGCGCAGCGACTGCAGCTCGGACGAGCTCATCGAGAAGTTCACGTACAGCGGATCGATCTGATCGACGGTGGTCAGCAGGGTGACGCCCTCCGCGCCCACCAGCGCGCCCTCGGTGACCTGCTGCTTGCCAGCGCGTCCGGAAATTGGCGCGGTGACATCGGCATAGCCGAGATTGATCTTGGCATTGGTGACGGCGGCCCTGGCCTGCTGCAGCGAGGCAGCGGCGCTGCGCTCGGTGGCCTGGGCATTGTCCAGGTCGGACTGCGAGACATACTTCTGCGGCGCCAGCTGGCGCGCGCGCTCGGCGGCGACGTGGGCATTGGTGTAGGTCGCCTGGGCCGAGGCCAACTGGCCCTGCGCCGAGGAGAGGTCGGCCTGCAGCGGTGCCGGGTCGATCTTGAACAGCACCTGGCCTTCCTTCACGTCGGTGCCTTCTTCATAGGTGCGCTTGAGCAGCACCCCGGGCACACGCGCACGCACGTCGGCGCTGCGGACCGGCGCCAGACGCGCGCTGAAGTCGCGCACCAGCGGCACGTCCTGCGGCTGCACGGTGACCACGCCCACCTCCGGCGGCGGCGGGGCCTGCTGTTCTTCCTTCTTGTTGCAGGCGGCCAGTGCCAGCACGATGGCGGAGCCGAGCAGGAGCGAGCGGGTTGGGGCGGTCATGAGGAGGTGCTCCAGATAAAACGTTGGGTAGTGTTGTAATGAGTAGAAAGCCTGGCGTGGCGCTCAGCAGGCGGCCATGCGCGAGGTGGGGGCGAACGCTTTGAGGAAGGTGTCGGTGGCGAACTCCACCCAGGCCCGGCGTGCGGCCGGGTCGCGCTGGGACAGCGAGAAGCGCTGTCGATCCGCGTCCAGCCCGACGAGCATGCCCAGCAACAGCTCGGCTGCCGCGTGCGGTTGGTCATGCCGCAGCAGACCCGCGTCCATGGCCTGGCGCAGCCAGTCGGAGACGCGCGACACCAGCCGCTCGGCGCCTTCTTGCCAAAGGCTGCGCGCCTCGTCGGGATACTGGGGCGCCTCTGCACTGAGCAGCCGCAGGCTGGCGACCGCGCCCGGCTCGCTGATGCGCTCGATGTGCTCAAGGCCGAATCGGAGCAGTGGCTCGCGCAGGCGACCATCGAAGGACTCCAGTTGCGAGGTGGTCAATTCAAGGTGCTCGTGCATCAAGGCCTGCATCAACGCCTGCTTGCTGCCGAACTGTGCATACAAGGTCTGCTTCGAGCATCCCGCCCGCTGGGCCACCGCATCCATGCTCACGCGGAACCCGTGCTCGGCCATGAGCTCACGGGTGGCATCGAGCACCCGCTGGCGCCGCTCGGCGCCAAGAGGGGAGGGGTTAGGGGCGTTCATTGGGGCTGGACTATACCGTCCAGTTTAGAATTTGAATACCCCCAGAAGTCCTGACTTGGCGCCACTTCAGCCGGTTGTGAAACGCGCGTGATGTTGCCCTTACGACCCGGTCATCCGAGGTCAGTACCACTGGCAAAAAGGACCCTCACTTCATCGATCGGGCACCGCGTGTGCGGACCTTGCACGCAGATGAAAGCCCGTGCGTTTTTGATGCCGCGCAGCACGGTTGTCACGGGGGGCGGGCATACAATGGCCAATTACCTTCATTGTGTGTACGCACTGTTATGAGCACCACCGGCAGCAGCAGGCTCCGCGCGAAACCCGCCCCTACCGCCAAGGCCAAGCAGGCCGAGACCAAGGGCAGTCCCAAGGACACCAAGTCGAGCCGGCCGACGCCCGGCAAGCGGGTCGCCGATGCGGTGGCCCGCTCCACGCCCAAGGCGGGCGCGGCCCTGGTCGCCTTCTCCCTGCAACCCATCCATGACGCGCTCAAGGCGCGGTTGCCGGCGGCCAGACGCGAGCAGGCGCGTCTGTTCGCCGAGGCGTTCTACCGGCGCATGGAGCAGGACGAGTACCCGCACCACACGCCCGAGGGCTGGGCGGCGATGGCCACCGACATGCTGGAGTTCGCCCGGGTGCGCAAGCCGGGCACGGCGAACGTGCGCGTGTTCAACGCCACGGCCAAGGCCAATGGCTGGGAGTCGCCGCATTCGGTGCTGCAGATCGTCAACGACGACATGCCCTTCCTGGTCGACTCGGTGAGCATGGCGCTGGCCGCGATGGGCGTGGGTGTCCACGTGCTGGGCCATCCGGTGGTGCGCTTCGAGCGTGACAAGGCCGGCAAGATCACGGCGGTGGGCGAGGGCAAGGCCGAATCGCTGATGCTGCTGGAGATCGACCGGCAGCCGGCCGACGCCATGCCGCGCATCACCGCGCAGGTGCAGGCTGTGCTGGACGAGGTGCGCCAGATCGTGCGCGACTGGAGCGTGATGCGCGAGAAGATGCTGGCCGTGTCCGAGGACCTGGCCACGCGCCGCATGCCGGTTTCCGATGCGATGCGCCGCGAAACCCAGGAGTTCCTGCGCTGGGCGGCCAACGACCACTTCACCTTCTTCGGTTACCGCGAGTACCGCGTGCAGAAGCAGGGCGGCCAGGAGGTGCTGGTGCCGCAGGAAGACACCAGCCTGGGCATGCTGCGCGGCCACGCCTCCGGCCAGCCGCGACCAGTGCAATCGCTGGCCGCCAACCTGCTCAACGAGGCAGGCGAGGGCGAGGCGATGATCCTCACCAAGACCAACGCCCGCGCCACCGTGCACCGCAAGGGCTACATGGATTACATCGGCGTGCTGTCCTTCGACGGCAACGGCCGCATCACCGGCGAGCAGCGTTTCCTGGGACTGTTCACTTCCAGTGCGTACAACCGGCGTCCGTGGGAGATCCCGCTGGTGCGCGAGCGCCACGATCACGTGATGCGCCAGTCCGGCCTGTCGCCCAACAGCCACAGCGGCAAGGCGCTGCGCCATATCCTGGAGAGCCTGCCGCGCGAGGAGCTGTTCCAGTCCCGCCAGGACGAGTTGGCCCGCACGGCCATGGGCATCCTGGGCCTGCAGGAGCGCGTGCGCAGCAAGCTGTTCCTGCGGCGCGACCGCTACGGGCGCTTCTGGTCGGCGCTGGTGTACATCCCGCGCGACCGCTTCAACACCGAGCTGCGGCTGCGCATCGAAGCCTTGATGAAGCAGGCCCTGCACGGCGAGGCCGTGGACACCTCGGTCCAGCTGGGCGAGTCGCCCCTGGCGCAGCTGCACCTGACCGTGCGCCCGCGCGCGGGCGAGGAAGTCAGTGTGGACGCGGCCGAACTGGAATCCCAGCTGGCCCATCTGCTGCGCAACTGGCAGGACGATCTGCGCGAAGTGCTCATCCATCGCCATGGCGAGGCCCGTGGCCTGGTGCTGGCCTCCGCCTATGGTCGCGCGTTGCCGCAGAACTACATCGAGAACGTGTCGGTGCAGCTGGCTGCCGACGACGTGGAGCGGCTGGCCGCACTGGAAGGCCCCCACGACCTGCGCCTGAGCCTGTACCGCTCCAGCCTGCACCGCGCCGGCGAAGGCGCGCTGCGGCTCAACCTGTATCGCCTCGGCCACGACATTCCCCTGTCCGACGCGCTGCCGCTGATGGAGAACATGGGCCTGCGGGTCATCTCCGAGCACCCGTTCCGCCTGGAGGTCGACGGCCAGGTTGCCTATATCCAGGAGTTCGAGGTCGAGTCGGCCACCGGTGCCCCCATCGACGTGGTGGCCCGCGCGGCGGATTTCGACGAAGCCTTCGCCCGGGTCTGGCGCGGCGATGCCGAGAACGACCGTTTCAACCGCCTGGTGCTGCGCGCCGGTCTGGACTGGCGCCAGGTCGCGGTGCTGCGCGGTTACACCAAGTATCTGCTGCAGACCGGGGTGCCGTTCTCGCAAGGCTCGGTGGAAGACACCCTGGGCCGGTATCCGTTGCTGGCCGCGCTGCTGGTGCGGCTGTTCGAGGCGCGCTTCGATCCGGCGCTGGACCAGCCGGCCAAGGCACGCAACAAGGCGCGTGCCGAGGCGCTCGTCGCCCAGCTGCGGGCCTTGGGCGATGAAGCCGACGAAGACACCGCCAAGGTGCTGGCCCAGCTCGCGCAGGCGGCCGGCCAGGACCGCGCCGCGCAGGGCGAGGCCGTGCATGCGGCGCTGGTCAAGCTGCTCGACGGCGTCTCCAGCCTGGACGACGACCGCATCCTGCGCAGCATCATGGGCTGCATCGAGGCCACGCTGCGCACCAGTTATTTCCAGACCGGTGCCGATGGCGCGCCGGCGCACACCATCAGCTTCAAGTTCGACTCGGCCAACGTGCCGGACCTGCCGCGTCCGCGGCCGTATCGCGAGATCTTCGTGTGCGGACCCCGCGTGGAAGGCGTGCATCTGCGCTTCGGCGCGGTGGCCCGCGGCGGCCTGCGCTGGTCGGACCGGCGCGAAGACTTCCGCACCGAGGTGCTGGGCCTGGTCAAGGCGCAGATGGTCAAGAACACGGTCATCGTGCCGGTCGGCGCCAAGGGCGGGTTCTACGTCAAGCAGCCACCGGCCAGCGGTGAGCGCGAGGCGATCATGGCCGAGGGCATCGCCTGCTACAAGATGTTCATCCAGGGCCTGCTGGACATCACCGACAACATCGTCGGCGGCAAGATCGTGGCGCCGGCCGACGTGGTCCGCCATGACCAGGACGATCCCTACCTGGTGGTCGCGGCGGACAAGGGCACGGCGACCTTCTCCGATATCGCCAACGGCCTGGCCATCGACCATGGCTTCTGGCTGGGCGATGCCTTCGCCTCGGGCGGCTCGGTCGGCTACGACCACAAGGGCATGGGCATCACCGCCAAGGGCGCATGGGAGTCGGTCAAGCGCCACTTCCGTGCACTGGGGCGCGACAGCCAGACCCAGGACTTCACCTGCGTGGGCGTGGGCGACATGTCCGGCGACGTGTTCGGCAACGGCATGCTGCTGTCCGAGCACATCCAGCTGGTGGCGGCCTTCGACCACCGCCATATCTTCCTGGACCCCACGCCGGATGCGGCGCGCTCGTACGCCGAGCGCGCACGCATGTTCAAGCTGCCGCGCTCGTCGTGGGCCGACTACGACACCAAGCTGATTTCCGCCGGTGGCGGGGTGTATCCGCGCACGCTCAAGACCATCGCCATCACCCCGCAGGTGCGTGACGCCCTGGGCCTGGACGCGCAGGTCGCCAGCCTGTCCCCGACCGAGCTGCTCAGCGCCATCCTCAAGGCGCCGGTGGACCTGCTGTGGAACGGCGGCATCGGCACCTACGTCAAGGCCGCCTCCGAGTCGCATGCCGACGTGGGCGACCGCGCCAACAACGCCCTGCGCGTCAACGGTCGCGACCTGCGCTGCAAGGTGGTGGGCGAGGGCGGCAACCTGGGCCTGACCCAGCTGGGCCGCATCGAGGCCGCGCAGGCCGGCGTGCTGCTCAACACCGACTTCATCGACAACTCCGCCGGCGTGGACACCTCCGACCACGAGGTCAACATCAAGATCCTGCTCGACGGGGTGGTTCAGCAGAAGAAGCTGGCCGAGAAGGCCCGCAACACCCTGCTGGCACAGATGACCGACGAGGTCGGCCAACTGGTGCTCACCGACAACTACCGCCAGAACCAGGCGCTGAGCCTGATGGAGCGCATGAGCGTGCCGCGCCTGGGCTCCAAGCAGCACTTCGTGCAGGTGCTCGAGTCACGCGGCCTGCTGGACCGGCAGATCGAATACCTACCTTCCGATGCCGAGTTCGCCGAGCGCAAGGCGCGTGGTCAGGGCCTGACCCGTCCCGAGCTGTCGGTGCTGCTGTCCTACGCCAAGCTGGTGGCCTTCTCCGAACTGCTGGAGACCGACATCCCCGAGGATCCGTACCTGTCCAAGGAGCTGCAGCGCTACTTCCCGCAGCCGCTGCAGAAGAAGTACGCCGCGCAGATGGAGAAGCACCGCCTCAAGCGCGAGATCATCGCCACGGCGGTGACCAACTCGACCATCAACCGCATGGGCGCCACCTTCCTGATGCGCATGCAGGAAGACACCGGCCGCGACATCGGCGAGGTCGCCAAGGCCTATACGATCACCCGCGAAACGCTGGATGCGCGTGCCCTGTGGACCCAGATCGACGCGCTGGACGGCCAGGTCGCCGAGTCGGTGCAGATCGACGCCCTGCAGGTGATCTGGAGCCTGCAGCGCAGCTTTACCCGCTGGCTGCTGACTCGCCCAGGCGCGATTCCCGGCATCGCCACGGCGGTGGAGCGCTATCACGGCGGCTTCAACGACATCCGTGCGGCCGACGGCGTGCTGCCCGATTCGCTGCGTCCAGCCTATGAAGCCAGCCTGGCCGACTGGATCGCCAAGGGCGTGCCGGAGGCCCTGGCCGGCCAGCTGGCCGCATTGCCGTACCTGGAGCCGTCGGCGGACATCATCGAGCTGGCCCGTTCGCGCAAGCTCTCGCCGGTGGCCGTGTCCAAGGTCTACTACCGGCTGGGCGACGCGCTGCACCTGCCGTGGCTGTTCACCCAGATCGACGCACTGCAGGTCGATGGTCGCTGGCATGCCGTGGCCCGTGGCGTGCTGCGCGACGAGCTGGGTGCGCATCTGCGCGCGCTGACCCTGCAGGCCTTGGCCCTGCCGGGCGACACCGCCGAGGCCAAGGTGGCCCACTGGCTGGAGCGCGATGACCCGGCCCTGCGCTTCACCCTGTCCATGCTGGACGAGGTCGCCGCACAGCGGTCGCTGGACTATCCGACCGCCTCGGTGGCGGTGCAACGGCTTTCGCAGCTGACCTGATCGTCGCGGCCAGGGCGTGAACCAGCGCGGGGCGGGATGCGAGGCATCCCGCCCCGCGTGTTTGCGCGTGTCGGCCACACGTCATTGCACGCGTGGCGCGCTATCCTTCGCCGCATGACGCACCCCCGCCTTGCCTTCCTGGCCAGTCCCGCCCCCTCGGCGCAGCAGGCCCTCGAAACCCTGTCCGCCCGCTATGGGCAGCACCCGCCCGAGCAGGCCGACATCCTGGTCGCCCTGGGCGGCGATGGCTTCATGCTGCAGACGCTGCATCGGCACGCGCAGCTGGGCAAGCCAGTGTTCGGCATGAAACTGGGCACGGTGGGTTTTTTGATGAACCACCAGCGCGAGGCCGACCTGCACGAGCGCATTGCCGGCGCCGAGCCGACCAAGCTGCGTCCGCTGGAAATGACCGCCCAGACCGAGTCGGGGATCGAAGTGCAGTCGCTGGCCTACAA is part of the Pseudoxanthomonas sp. JBR18 genome and encodes:
- a CDS encoding efflux RND transporter periplasmic adaptor subunit, which produces MTAPTRSLLLGSAIVLALAACNKKEEQQAPPPPEVGVVTVQPQDVPLVRDFSARLAPVRSADVRARVPGVLLKRTYEEGTDVKEGQVLFKIDPAPLQADLSSAQGQLASAQATYTNAHVAAERARQLAPQKYVSQSDLDNAQATERSAAASLQQARAAVTNAKINLGYADVTAPISGRAGKQQVTEGALVGAEGVTLLTTVDQIDPLYVNFSMSSSELQSLRQAQGQGEVNLSDTAHTKLDVVMNNGTRYDQQGTLDFSDVVVDQATGAVSLRATLPNPQKVLLPGSFVTVEVNLGTRKDVFLVPQAAVQRDTNGAYALVVGSDGKVARKDVQIENRALKGQWIVTGGLKTGDKVIALGLQKAREGAPVKAVPYDQAKAQAQPGGAGQGQQPGGAPAPADASASDQPGGDAKQSDQGQAQ
- a CDS encoding TetR/AcrR family transcriptional regulator; this translates as MNAPNPSPLGAERRQRVLDATRELMAEHGFRVSMDAVAQRAGCSKQTLYAQFGSKQALMQALMHEHLELTTSQLESFDGRLREPLLRFGLEHIERISEPGAVASLRLLSAEAPQYPDEARSLWQEGAERLVSRVSDWLRQAMDAGLLRHDQPHAAAELLLGMLVGLDADRQRFSLSQRDPAARRAWVEFATDTFLKAFAPTSRMAAC
- a CDS encoding multidrug efflux RND transporter permease subunit, with amino-acid sequence MPKFFINHPVFAWVVAILISLAGVISILNMGVESYPNVAPPQITVTASYPGASASTAERSVTQVIEQQLTGIDNLLYFSSTSSSSGRVTITLTFQTGTDADIAQVQVQNKVSLAQPRLPSEVTAQGVVVAKANAGFLMVVGVRSDTASIDRNHLNDIIASRVLDQIARVPGVGSTQHFGSEYAMNIWLNPEKLQGYNMSASTVEAALKAQNVQFAAGSLGADPAPDGQAFQATVSAEGRFTDPSQFENVILRANADGTTVKLKDVARVGFGPQNYGFDTQYNGKPMGAFAIQLLPGANALSVYDAVEAKMNDLAASFPPGVSWFTPYETTTFVTISIEEVVHTLIEAIILVFLVMLIFLQNFRATIIPTLVIPVALLGTFMGLDIIGFTINQLTMFAMVLAIGIVVDDAIVVIENVERIMAEEKLPPKEATIKAMEQITGAVVAITVVLAAVFIPSALQGGASGEIYKQFALTIAISMAFSAFLALGFTPSLCASFLKQHAHDSHEKKKNIVFRTFEKYYGKTEKSYVGMIGRQVRHAPRWMILFAVLVVLTGFLFTRIPSSFIPEEDQGYALAIVQAPPGTPLNKTNEVMTQIRGTLDKIDGFEGMLQITGFSFLGQGENVGMAFIKLKPWDERPGGVTQFIGQANGALQGIKGAQIFVVNLPTIQGLGQFGGFDMWLQDRTGAGQDALMAARNQLLGLAAQDKSLMQVRPNTLENAPQLQLKVDRVQAQSMGLSVSDIYTSIQLMLAPVYVNDFFYGGRIKRVNMRADAQFRTGPESLDRFYTPSSTETDANGNAAMIPLSNVVSSSWQSEPPSLARYNGYSAVNINGSAAPGSSSGQAMNTMEQLVNEKLPAGFGYDWSGMSYQEILAGNSQTLLLVLSLVVVFLCLAALYESWSIPVSVLLVVPLGALGALAFTMLRGLSNDIFFQIGLITVIGLASKNAILIVEFAVMERAQGRTLHDAIVNAAHLRMRPILMTSFAFIMGVVPMAISSGAGANARHAISTGVIGGMLFATVLGLLLIPMFFIVVRRLLGDKMDEPSKEYLETHRDQDAGEATPGHGGH